In Panthera tigris isolate Pti1 chromosome C1, P.tigris_Pti1_mat1.1, whole genome shotgun sequence, the following proteins share a genomic window:
- the GJA4 gene encoding gap junction alpha-4 protein, whose protein sequence is MGDWGFLEKLLDQVQEHSTVVGKIWLTVLFIFRILILGLAGESVWGDEQSDFECNTAQPGCTNVCYDQAFPISHIRYWVLQFLFVSTPTLVYLGHVIYLSRREERLRQKEGELRALPAKDPRVERALAAIERQMAKISVAEDGRLRIRGALMGTYVASVLCKSVLEAGFLYGQWRLYGWTMEPVFVCQRAPCPYLVDCFVSRPTEKTIFIIFMLVVGLISLVLNLLELGHLLCRCLSREVRARQGQDVPPAQRTSSEPYPDQVFFYLPVGEGPSSPPCPTYNGLSSSEQNWANLTTEERLASSRAPLFLDPPPESGQKSPSRPSSSASKKQYV, encoded by the coding sequence ATGGGTGACTGGGGCTTCCTCGAGAAGCTGCTGGACCAAGTCCAGGAGCACTCGACTGTAGTGGGCAAGATCTGGCTGACGGTGCTTTTCATCTTTCGCATCCTCATCCTGGGCCTGGCTGGCGAGTCCGTGTGGGGCGACGAGCAGTCAGATTTCGAGTGTAACACGGCCCAGCCGGGCTGCACCAATGTCTGCTATGACCAGGCATTCCCGATCTCCCACATCCGCTACTGGGTGCTGCAGTTCCTTTTTGTCAGCACACCCACCCTGGTCTACCTGGGCCACGTCATCTATCTGTCCCGGCGTGAAGAGCGGCTGCGGCAGAAGGAGGGGGAGCTGCGGGCGCTGCCAGCCAAGGACCCACGCGTGGAGCGAGCACTGGCAGCCATAGAGCGTCAGATGGCCAAAATCTCGGTGGCAGAGGACGGCCGCCTGCGGATCCGCGGGGCGCTCATGGGCACCTACGTGGCCAGCGTGCTCTGCAAAAGTGTGCTGGAGGCAGGATTCCTGTATGGCCAGTGGCGTCTCTATGGCTGGACCATGGAGCCAGTGTTCGTGTGCCAGCGCGCCCCCTGCCCCTACCTTGTAGACTGCTTCGTCTCGCGCCCCACAGAGAAGACTATCTTCATCATCTTCATGCTGGTGGTCGGACTCATCTCCTTGGTGCTCAACCTGCTGGAGCTGGGACACCTGCTGTGCCGCTGCCTCAGCCGGGAGGTGAGGGCCCGGCAGGGCCAGGATGTGCCCCCGGCCCAGCGCACCTCCTCGGAGCCCTACCCTGACCAGGTCTTCTTCTACCTCCCCGTGGGCGAGGGCCCCTCGTCCCCGCCTTGCCCTACCTACAATGGGCTCTCATCCAGTGAGCAGAACTGGGCCAACCTGACTACAGAGGAGAGGCTGGCTTCTTCCAGGGCCCCCCTCTTCCTGGACCCGCCTCCTGAGAGTGGCCAGAAATCCCCCAGTCGCCCCAGCAGCTCTGCTTCCAAGAAGCAGTATGTGTAG